The window GGGCACGGCAATGCTACCGAGGATCAGGGCACGCACAGCGAGCAGGGCGGGGAGGAAAGCGTGCCGACTCGCGACCACAGCGCTGCGATCGACGACCATCAGCTCTGGAGCGAGGCCGAAAGCACGCCTTTGCGCCTCGGCGAAGAGGTGGTGCGACGCCTGGTCGAGCAGGCCTGGCGCCAAAGTCAGGGAGAGCTGCCGGGTGAACTGCAGGCGCTGGTCGAGAGCTGGCTGGCACCACCCCCCCTCCCCTGGCCGCAGATCCTGCGTCAGTTTGTCGCCACCGCCGGCCGTACCGGCCGCACCACCACCTGGAAGCGTGAGCATCGCCGTTTTGCCCATGTAACCCCCGGCATCCGCTGCCAGCGCCGTCTCCACCTCCTTGTTGCCATCGATGTCAGCGACTCGACCAATCAGCGCCCGTTGCGCGAAGCCTTTGCCCGCGAACTTCTGCAGATCTCCAAAGGGCGCGACAGCCGCATCACCGTCCTGTACAGCGGCAGCCGCATCCAGAAGATCGACACCTTCTCCGGCCGCCAGCAGGTTACCGAGGTTTACAGCGGCGGCGGCTTCACCGATCTGCGCCCGGTCTTTGATTATGCCCGAACGATGACGCCGCGCCCGGCGGCGATCATCTACCTCACCGACGGCTACGGCGAAGCACCGGCAAGTGCCGAATTCCCCACCCTCTGGGTCCTCACCCCTGACGGCCGCATACCCGCCCCCTGGGGGATCGAGTTGCGTTTGGAGAGCTAAAGGGCATCACACGGATTTAACGGATGGAACGGATAAATGCAGATAAATCAGGCCTATAAGTTTATTGTGAAAGCTTTCACTGTTTGAATCCGTAGAATCCGTCTAAATCAGATTTTATCCGTGTGCAAAATGCTTTTAACAGGAATTGGACAAGGAGCACCGCAATGCACGAAGTCACCCCGATGACTGAATCCAGCGTCCGCGAACTCCTCACCAGCGCCGGCGCCAGAGCCTCCTCCCGTTCCGGCCGCAGCGAACACTACGGCGCGCCCCGCGACTTCTCCTTCGAGGTCAAGGGGCTCTTCCCCAACGGCCTGACCATGCACGTGGTCGCCCGTCAGTTCAACTACCGCGAAGCCTGGGAAGAAACGGGCCGGGTCAACGACCTCGTCGATGTTTCGCTGCTGCGCGACGGCCACTACTCCCCCCTCCCCAAGGGTTATGCCTGGTTTCAGGGACGCGATCAGGAAGAAGGACTCGATGCCGAGGCGCTCACTGAACTGGTAACAACGGTCGCCGGGCTCAATCCGAAGATCTATCTGCTGCAGGATTTGAGCGGCGATCTTTGAGCCGGAACGAAAAATGGGCACCCCTTTTTTGGAGGTGCCCATTTTTTAGTTTATTGATCGAATCTGATTGGAGATCAACCGCTCAGGCAACAGACTCGGCGGTGGCACTGCACACCGGAACACCCTCTTCTTCGCCCTCTTCCCCCTCGAACTCTTCGCTATCGACATAGGGGACGGCCCTCCTTCCGAGGACGGCGAGGACCTTGCCGGAGAGGAGACCGCTCAGAGCGGCGAGGACGACGGTGACGGCGATCGCCGTCAACTGGGCGCCGAAATCTATGCCGGTCACGACGACAAGGGCGCTCAGTCCACCGAGGAGGCCGGGGAGACCGTGGAGATAAAGGACGCCGCAAGTATCGACGGTCTTGGCCGCATCGGTCAGGCGGGCCTGGATGATGGCAAAGCCGAAGGTGGAGACGACACCGGCAAGGAGACCGATGGCAAAGGCCGTGCCGGGAGTGGTGAGATCACAGGTCGAACCGATGGCGACGCCGCCGGCGAGGGTGGCGTTGGCAATGTCGGCCGCCGAGATCTTGCCGCGCAGCTTCACCGAGGCGAAGTAGGTGGCGAGGGTCGAGCCGCAGAGGGCGAGGATGACGTTGACTGCGGTCATCGGCACAGCGGCCGGGGGAACGAGGGCCGCGCAGAAGCTCGGCCAGAAGACCCAGAGGACCATGCTGCCGAGGAGGGAGTAGCGGTCGCTGGTATCGTCACACTCGATCGGGGTGGCGTACTCCTTTTTCGTCGTCATCGTCGCCGCTACGGCGAGGCCGAAGATGGCGCCAAAGGCGTGGATGACGATGGAGCCGCCGGTATCGACAACCTTGCCGCTGATCAAGCCGAGGCCTCCCTGCAAGACGATCCACTCATTCAGGGCATAAAAGGGGATGAAGAGGATGCCGAGGAGGAGATACTGGTGCATCTTCAGACGGCCGAGGACGGCGCCGGCACAGATAAGGAGACTGGCGGCGGCAAATTCGGCAAGGATGAGCTTGTCGATGATCACGGTGCTGCTGTCGCCGC of the Deltaproteobacteria bacterium HGW-Deltaproteobacteria-4 genome contains:
- a CDS encoding ammonium transporter encodes the protein MNQCLRNTLLLITLTFTLGGAALAAGLPGTTLASLSDVQKYERSIHIMAMLLVGFGFLMVFVKKYGRSALTATYLLVSIALPLYFLKESYHGGDSSTVIIDKLILAEFAAASLLICAGAVLGRLKMHQYLLLGILFIPFYALNEWIVLQGGLGLISGKVVDTGGSIVIHAFGAIFGLAVAATMTTKKEYATPIECDDTSDRYSLLGSMVLWVFWPSFCAALVPPAAVPMTAVNVILALCGSTLATYFASVKLRGKISAADIANATLAGGVAIGSTCDLTTPGTAFAIGLLAGVVSTFGFAIIQARLTDAAKTVDTCGVLYLHGLPGLLGGLSALVVVTGIDFGAQLTAIAVTVVLAALSGLLSGKVLAVLGRRAVPYVDSEEFEGEEGEEEGVPVCSATAESVA